The following DNA comes from Halorhabdus tiamatea SARL4B.
GCGCGGGCTGGCCCACATCAGCGAGGTCGCCTCGGGCTGGATCAAGAACGTCCGCGACCACGTCAACGAGGGCCAGACCGTCGTCGCGAAGGTGCTCGACGTCGACGAGGACGCCCAGCAGATCGACCTCTCGATCAAGGACGTCAACGACCACCAGCGCAAGGACACCATCCAGGAGTGGAAAAACGAGCAGAAGGCCGACAACTGGATGACCATCGCCTTCGGCGAGGACCTCGAAGCCGACCGGTATGCCGCCATCGCCGAGGAACTCATCGCCGGGTTCGGCTCGATGTACGACGGCTTCGAGCAGGCAGCTATCCACGGGACGGACGCACTCGAGGAGACTGACCTCGCTGACGACGAGATCGACGCGATTGTCGAGGCGGCACGCGAGAACGTCTCGGTCCCGTACGTCAACGTCACGGGCTACGTCGACCTTCGTTGCCCCGAGAGCGACGGCGTCGACGCGATCAAGGAGGCGATGCAGGCCGCCGAGGGGAACGGCGAACTTCCGGAGGAGATCGAACTCGCGGTCACCTACGTCGGGGCACCCGAGTACCGGATCGAGGTGCAGGCCCCTGACTACAAGACCGCCGAGTCTCAACTCGAAGCGAGCGCAGACCGCGCCGCGACGGCGATCGAGTCTTGCGGTGGCTCCGCCGAATTCCACCGCGAGCGCACCACCGACGAGGAATGAAGGCAGACATCCGGGTGTGTTCGGCGTGGCGCGACCGCCACGACCGTCCGGTGTACACGCTCGGTGAGGTCTGCCCCGAGTGTGGCGCGGCGACCGAAAACGCCGTTCCGGCTCCCTTTTCGCCCGAAGATCACTACGGCGAGTATCGACGCGCTCTTAAACGACGACGCCGGCAGTAGGCGGTATGGACGACTACGAGGTCGAGGTTCTCGACGATGTCGAACTCGACGAACCGGTGCTGGTCGAGGGGTTGCCCGGCGTGGGTCACGTGGGAAAACTTGCGGCCGAACACTTACTCGAAGAACTCGAGAGCACGCCGGTCAGGCGCGTCTACTCGACGCACTTCCCGCCACAAGTCAGCGTCGAGGACGGCGTCGAACTCGCGAGCGCGACGTTTCACGCCGTGACGCCCGAGGACGGCCAGGACATGCTCGTCCTCTCGGGCGACCATCAGGCCCAGGACAACACCGGCCACTACGGCCTGGTCGATACGTTCCTCGACGTCGCCGAAGACTTCGACGTCGAGCGGCTCGTCGCGCTGGGCGGCGTCCCGACGGGCGAACTCATCGAGGAGTACGACGTCATCGGCGCGGTCACGACCGAGGACCTGGAGACAGAGCTCTCGGAAGCCGGCGTCGACTTCCGGGAGAACGAACCCGCCGGCGGGATCGTCGGCGTCTCTGGGCTCCTGCTCGGGATGGGCCAGCGCCGGGAGTGGCCGGCCGCCTGTCTGATGGGCGAGACCTCCGGGTATCTCGTCGATCCCAAGAGCGCCCAGGCGGTCCTCGAGATCCTCCAGGACGTCCTCGGGTTCGAGGTCGATTATGCCTCTCTCGAAGAGCGCGCCGACGAGATGGAGGAGGTCGTCCGGAAGATCCAGGAGATGGAACAGGGTGCGCCCAGCACGCCCGACGAGGACCTCCGGTATATCGGCTGAGGGCGGCTTTCGACCCTAGATCCCGCGGCTCATCAACTGACTCCGCAGGATGTCACTCTCGGCAGCGGCGGCGAGCGGATCGACGACCAGGACGGACACGTCCGATCCGAGCGCTCCTTGCTCGGCCAGCGTCGTTGCCCCTGCTAATGCGACACCGCCAGTCGCACTGACTTCGACGCCGGTCGTGGCGTTGGCGTCGACGGCGGCCGCGAGCGCGTCGTCGTCCGGCACGGCGACGGCATCGCCGTCGCTGGCCGCAAGCGCGTCGAGCGCGAGCGATCCGACGGCGGGGTCGGGAATTTCGAGGGGGCCGATCACGCTGTCGGGCGTGTCCCAGGGCTCGATCTCCCCCTCGGCTTCGTGGGCAGTGACGATCGGCGCACATCCCTTCGGCTGTGCCGCGTACAGTTCGGGCAGTGAGTCGAGTCGCTCCATCTCCTTGAGGGCTGACAGGCCGGCGAAGAAACCGGCGAGTCGCGTCCCATGGCCGACGGGCACGACGACGGCGTCGGGCGAGTTCGGCTGCTTGCCGAACAGATCCCACGCGAGCGTCGCTGCGCCGAGTTGTCGAAACGGAGAGTCCGGACCGATCTGGAATCCCTCGGTGTCGGCACTGTCGTAGGCGGCCGCTGCGTCGGCGTACCGCCCCTCGACGACCGAAAGATCCCCGCCGTGGACGTTCGTCATCGCCTTCTCGAGGAACGCCGTCCGAGAGGGGACGTACGCAAGCGATTCGAGGCCGGCACGACCGGCGTAGGCGGCGGCCGACCGTGCAGCGTTGCCCGTCGAGGGCAGGACGACGCGCTCGGCGTCACGCTCGGCGGCGACCGAGACAGCAACTGCAAGTTCTCGATCCACGGCGCTGCCGGTCGGGTTGCGTCCCTCGTCGGCGATCCGGACGCTCTCGACGCCGAGTTCGGAGGCCAGTGACGGTGCGTCGACGACAGTTCGTCCGCCTGCACCGAGCGAGACGACCCGCGAATCCGAGTCGAATCCGATCGCCGGGGCGAAACGGTCGATTCCGGTTGCATCGTGCGTTCTTGCATCGAGGGCCTTTGCAAGCGCCCCGGGATCGAACGCGGGCGTGACTGGGTCGCCACAGTCGGGACAGGTCGTCTCGACGTCGTCCGGAGCGTGAGTTCTCCCGCACGTCGGGCAGTCGAAGCCGGCGAGCGCGCCGTCGGTGTGCATGTCCGTTCGTCAGGCCGCCCCGCTAAAGTGTGGTCCGGTCACCAGTGTGGTCCGGTCACAGACGTGTGCCGACTGTCCCCAACCGCGGGGCTCGACCGGGGTTTTTGACGCTCCCGACCGTAGCCCGGGCCATGACAGACGTCCTCGTCGCGGGCGGCGGCCTCGCCGGGCTGGTCGCCGCGCGTCACCTCGCCGAAGACGGGCTAGACGTAACGGTGTTCGAGCGCGAGTCGACCGTCGGCGGCCGCGTCCACACGCACCGGGAAGACGGGTTTATCTACGACCAGGGGTTCCAGGTCGTCTTCGACAGCTATCCCGCGGTCGAGCGCGAACTCGACGTGGACGCGCTCGACCTGCGCCGGTTCGCCCCCGGCGCGACGCTGGCACGACCGGGCGAGCGTAGCGTCATCGCCGATCCACTCCGGAACCCCCGGACCGCCACGCAGACGGTGTTCAACCGCGAGATCACCCTTGGCGATAAACTCCACATCCTGAGACTCCGCCGGGAACTCGCCGGCCGCGAGGAAGCCGATATTTTCGATCCGGCGGGGCCTGACCGCACGATCGAGGCCGCACTGGCCGATCGCGGGTTCTCGCGGGCCTTCGGTCAGCGCTTCGTCGCGCCGTTCTACGGCGGGATCACGCTCGATCGGTCGCTGTCGACGGACGCGCGGATATTCGAGTACACGTTCGCCAGACTCGCCGACGGGTCGGCGGCGGTCCCGGCCGACGGGATGGCGGCTATCCCGGAGCAACTGGCCCGTCGTGCCCGTGAGGCCGGCGCACGGATCGAGACGGGCGCGACTGTCGAGTCGATCGAGACTGCTGGGGCCGGCGAGGCAGCGACGACCGGCGAAGAGGTCTCGGTGACCGTCGACGGCGAGACGATCACCGCCGGGAGTGTCGTCGTCGCGACCGATCCCGAGACGGCCGCCGATCTCACGGGCGTCGAAACGCCGACCGAGTATCGGGGGTGTACTACCGTTTACGCGTCGTTGCCGTCCGGAACGCCACTGGATACGGGGAAACGCCTCCTGTTGAACGTCGAGGACGATCGGCCCAACCACGTCGCGCCGATGTCAGCCGTCGCGCCCGAGTACGCACCGGATGGCCAGCAGTTGCTCGCCGCGACGTTCCTGGGTGTGCCCGCGGCCGACGACGAGACACTGTTCGAGGAGACGAAGGACACCCTCTCACGGTGGTATCCGGAGCGGTCGTTCGCAGACCTCGAACATCGGCAGACCGACCGAGTTCCGTTCGCCCAGATCGACCAGCCGCCGGGGTTCCAGTCGGGGCTACCCGATCCAGACGATCCGGACGGCCCTGTCGTCCTGGCCGGCGACTACACGCGCTGGAGTTCGATCCAGAGTGCGCTCGAAAGCGGTCGCATCGCCGCTGATCGGGTTACAGACGCGTCGTGACTCCCCTGACTCGTCGCCGACTCAGTGACCGCCGGCCCGACCAGTCGGTTCTTCGGCGAGCGCTTTCGGGACGAGCCACCGGGTCAACGCGAGCAACACACTGAGGACGAACAGGCTCACCAGCAGTAGTATGACGGCGGCTTCCATAGCGGGGAGTTCGTCGGCGGTGACCAAAACGCTGGTGGGTACCGAGAGGGACAGTGCGGAGCTGACGGCGTCCCGTCCTTACAGCATCTCCCTGAGCGATCCCAGCGGCGGGAACTCCAGGGTCTCGGCGGCCTTCTCGTCACGGACAATCGGTCGGAACGCGCTCGCGTTCTGGATTAGTGGCGAGTGAAAGTCGGCGGCACGCATCTGGTTGATCCGGACGCCGGCGACGAGGTCGTTGAACGACGGCAACACGACGACGTCGCTCCCGCGGTACGCGTCGACGCCATGGAGGTAACACGGCCGCCTTTGACCCTCGATCTCGATGGCCGGGTGATCGTGGCCGATCAGGTATCGCTCGGCCGACGACGCTGGTGGGTCGTGGCCGTGGAGGACGACAGTCTCACCGTCGGCGAGGGCGTAGCTGTCGGGTGTCGCCCCGTCCCAGACAGCGTCGAGGAGCACGTCGTGGTTTCCGGGCGTGATGATCAGGTCCGCGCCGTGGTCGGCGACGGACGCCCGGAGGTCCGCGAACGCACTCGCGACGCCTGGCGGAAGCGAATCGAACGAGTGCAACGCGTCGCCGGCGATCACGACCTCCGCGGGGTCGTGTGCGTCCAGCAGGGTCCCGATTCGATCACACATGGACGCGTCCGAGCCGAGCGACAGTTCGACGTTCGAGGATCGCTCCCGGCCGAAGTGCAGATCTGCGACGACGAGCGTCTCGCCGACGATCACGGCCCGGTCCCGAAACGTCGGTTCCATCACTACGCCATCGACGACCCACGGGCGTAAGGGTGTCGTCGGGAGTCGATCGAGCCGAAAGGGACACGTCCCCGGGCT
Coding sequences within:
- a CDS encoding translation initiation factor IF-2 subunit alpha, whose product is MKFSGWPEPGELVVGRVDEIEDFGVFVDLLEYEDKRGLAHISEVASGWIKNVRDHVNEGQTVVAKVLDVDEDAQQIDLSIKDVNDHQRKDTIQEWKNEQKADNWMTIAFGEDLEADRYAAIAEELIAGFGSMYDGFEQAAIHGTDALEETDLADDEIDAIVEAARENVSVPYVNVTGYVDLRCPESDGVDAIKEAMQAAEGNGELPEEIELAVTYVGAPEYRIEVQAPDYKTAESQLEASADRAATAIESCGGSAEFHRERTTDEE
- a CDS encoding RNA-protein complex protein Nop10, which codes for MKADIRVCSAWRDRHDRPVYTLGEVCPECGAATENAVPAPFSPEDHYGEYRRALKRRRRQ
- a CDS encoding proteasome assembly chaperone family protein; amino-acid sequence: MDDYEVEVLDDVELDEPVLVEGLPGVGHVGKLAAEHLLEELESTPVRRVYSTHFPPQVSVEDGVELASATFHAVTPEDGQDMLVLSGDHQAQDNTGHYGLVDTFLDVAEDFDVERLVALGGVPTGELIEEYDVIGAVTTEDLETELSEAGVDFRENEPAGGIVGVSGLLLGMGQRREWPAACLMGETSGYLVDPKSAQAVLEILQDVLGFEVDYASLEERADEMEEVVRKIQEMEQGAPSTPDEDLRYIG
- a CDS encoding pyridoxal-phosphate dependent enzyme; this encodes MHTDGALAGFDCPTCGRTHAPDDVETTCPDCGDPVTPAFDPGALAKALDARTHDATGIDRFAPAIGFDSDSRVVSLGAGGRTVVDAPSLASELGVESVRIADEGRNPTGSAVDRELAVAVSVAAERDAERVVLPSTGNAARSAAAYAGRAGLESLAYVPSRTAFLEKAMTNVHGGDLSVVEGRYADAAAAYDSADTEGFQIGPDSPFRQLGAATLAWDLFGKQPNSPDAVVVPVGHGTRLAGFFAGLSALKEMERLDSLPELYAAQPKGCAPIVTAHEAEGEIEPWDTPDSVIGPLEIPDPAVGSLALDALAASDGDAVAVPDDDALAAAVDANATTGVEVSATGGVALAGATTLAEQGALGSDVSVLVVDPLAAAAESDILRSQLMSRGI
- a CDS encoding NAD(P)/FAD-dependent oxidoreductase, with protein sequence MTDVLVAGGGLAGLVAARHLAEDGLDVTVFERESTVGGRVHTHREDGFIYDQGFQVVFDSYPAVERELDVDALDLRRFAPGATLARPGERSVIADPLRNPRTATQTVFNREITLGDKLHILRLRRELAGREEADIFDPAGPDRTIEAALADRGFSRAFGQRFVAPFYGGITLDRSLSTDARIFEYTFARLADGSAAVPADGMAAIPEQLARRAREAGARIETGATVESIETAGAGEAATTGEEVSVTVDGETITAGSVVVATDPETAADLTGVETPTEYRGCTTVYASLPSGTPLDTGKRLLLNVEDDRPNHVAPMSAVAPEYAPDGQQLLAATFLGVPAADDETLFEETKDTLSRWYPERSFADLEHRQTDRVPFAQIDQPPGFQSGLPDPDDPDGPVVLAGDYTRWSSIQSALESGRIAADRVTDAS
- a CDS encoding metallophosphoesterase produces the protein MEPTFRDRAVIVGETLVVADLHFGRERSSNVELSLGSDASMCDRIGTLLDAHDPAEVVIAGDALHSFDSLPPGVASAFADLRASVADHGADLIITPGNHDVLLDAVWDGATPDSYALADGETVVLHGHDPPASSAERYLIGHDHPAIEIEGQRRPCYLHGVDAYRGSDVVVLPSFNDLVAGVRINQMRAADFHSPLIQNASAFRPIVRDEKAAETLEFPPLGSLREML